The genomic DNA ttctGCGGGACATCTTCCAGTATAAGCCCATATTGACGAAACAGCAGTTCCTCCAGTTCGGTTTCTCTCAAAGGAAAATCTCCATCACCTGCGACGTCATTAACTTGGTCATGCAGAAACATAACCGACTGAAGAAGGTACGGTCAGTGCTTTTTAAACgatttatatttctttaaacTTGAATCCAGACAATGTCATcctatcctgtgtgtgtgtgtgtgtgtgtgtgtgtgtgtgtgtgtgtgtgtgtgtgtgtgtgtgtgtgtgtgtgtgtgtgtgtgtgtgtgtgtgtgtgtgtgtcttcaggtgCCTGGAAAACCATTTGTcgtgaaacacaaagaaagttgTGCGACCTTTGCCACAGACTCTTGCCACACACTGACGTCTCCGTCTCTCAGTGACGACGACCTCTCCCCGCCCTCTCCTGAAAATGGGGCGTCGTCAAAGTCGTCAGAATGGCGAGACGAGCAGGTTAACACGCACAAAGACACGACGTGTGCGGCAAAGACACGACGTGTGCGGCTCTGGGGGAATTGTTTTATTGCCTCTGTCGctcatattttctttgttttttcagttgTCTGAGGTGAAGGAGAGACTCTCGGCAGTTGAAGCTCAGCTGGAGGATCTTCAATCCGGACCGGATCGACTCCGGATCCTGGAGAAACGCCTGCAGGACCTGGAAGAGCAGAGACGGCGGCACACGGACGAGGTTGATGATGACGTTTTATTTCACAGAGAACGACGGCAATTTAATAAGTGCCATCGCCGTGACGACCGTATTCCGTTCCTGGACGAAGGAGGCGGCGACGTCGTCACCGTTTCCAGACAGAGCTGGGAAAATCTGACGAGCAGAGTTCTCTTACTGGAGACTAAACTGGAATTAAGCAGCACACGGGTACGAGGGGGGCGTGGTTTCTCGGCCGATGTTTTCAGTTCTTTACTTAGTCCTTGAAGTCAGtgttctgtcttcttcttcttcttcttcaggtaaACGCTGCA from Solea solea chromosome 10, fSolSol10.1, whole genome shotgun sequence includes the following:
- the cep44 gene encoding centrosomal protein of 44 kDa, encoding MAAGFELTGKTDLRFTDTLYKVLRDIFQYKPILTKQQFLQFGFSQRKISITCDVINLVMQKHNRLKKVPGKPFVVKHKESCATFATDSCHTLTSPSLSDDDLSPPSPENGASSKSSEWRDEQLSEVKERLSAVEAQLEDLQSGPDRLRILEKRLQDLEEQRRRHTDEDEGGGDVVTVSRQSWENLTSRVLLLETKLELSSTRVNAAPSCSLCGCGAVSSSPQPSAVPQNQEPDSPHSSPSDDLRERLESITNMLKSTSSLLKNTESSSSSSSFLQMNDE